The Gordonia mangrovi genome includes the window CCGAACCGAACCGGTCTTGCGTACCGCCGCTGATCGGACCATCGTGGACGCATGCCCGTCACGGTGCGCCCTGCATCTGTGTTCGCCGACATCGCGACCATGGTCGGGCCGAAGAACCCGGATTCCAACGTCTGCTGGTGTCTGAGCTATCGGATACCGAACAAGCTCAACCGTGACCTCAGGCGGCAGGAACGCGGCGCGTACGTGAAGCAGCTCTGCGAGAGCGGAATTCCACTCGGGGTACTCGCCTACGATGGAGACAACGTGGTCGGTTGGGCAGCGGTCGCTCCCCGTGCGGACACCGCATTTGCCTCCAACCGGAAGATCCCCCACGTCGACGATCTCGACGTCTGGTCGGTGTGGTGTATCCGCGTGCGACCGGGCCATCGCAAGCAGGGCATCTCGCATTCGCTACTGGCCGGGGCGGTCGACTTCGCCCGGGAGAACGGCGCACCGGCCATCGAGGGCTACCCGGTGGACAACCGCGGGGAGAAGGTGGACCTCACGATGGCGTATGTGGGCACCCGGAAGTTGTTCGAGGACGCCGGTTTCGAGTGGGCGGCCGACACCACGTCGGTGCTCAACCGATTTCCGCGGGTCCTGATGCGACGCGACCTGATGTAGTCGCTCGCTCATTGTGGGAGCG containing:
- a CDS encoding GNAT family N-acetyltransferase codes for the protein MPVTVRPASVFADIATMVGPKNPDSNVCWCLSYRIPNKLNRDLRRQERGAYVKQLCESGIPLGVLAYDGDNVVGWAAVAPRADTAFASNRKIPHVDDLDVWSVWCIRVRPGHRKQGISHSLLAGAVDFARENGAPAIEGYPVDNRGEKVDLTMAYVGTRKLFEDAGFEWAADTTSVLNRFPRVLMRRDLM